The genomic segment CCACTCCCTCCATTATTTTTCTCACCCTTTGGTTGAGAACACCTGGGGAGAGATGGATGGTCCCTCCGGCCAAAAACAATCCCATAAAGGGACATGGCATAAAATGAGGAAAGGAGGAGGGCATAGCATACCGCCTCTCATCTCAATTCCTCTTGTAATTAAACAAACAGATGCAATAAGTGAGACAACATAGGAACACCCCCTATACAAACATCAGGAGACCAAATGAGTACTCATCAATTAAAGCTCGATGAACGGCTCCATCTCCCTCGCAAGTACTCCTCTAAGGAAGTGTTTGCTGCTATAAAATCGACAGCCGGATCTACGCTGCTGACTGAGAGTGAATCATCATCAAGCAGTGCAAGGTTTATGTAAGACTGGATGTTAGAATCTTGAAGTGGTGCCTCATCATCCAACCCATCAAACTCTTTGGAAGCACTGACTTGTGATTTTGCCCACTTGAGAATGTCATCATCTCCTCCTAGGAGCTTCAGCACCTGCAGTCAGGAGCAGTATATGTATAATTATATCATGTTAGCTTCAGCACCTGCAGTCAGGAGCAGTATATGTATAATTATATCATGTTTGCACCTCAGAATTCACTTCATAATAAACAACAGCATGCCCAAGAGCTTCCCGGAGGTAAAATATTGCAAAATAGATCAATAAAGCTGAATCATGAGAACTGCATGGTAATAAATATCTTACAGTTGCTATTCTGGGACGACACCGAGGAGCTCTTCTGATGCAGAGGGAAGCAGCCAGAATCATCCTCTCCAACTGATCATCACTGTAATTAGTGCCCAGACATGGATCGACCAGCTGCTTAACTTttccatcttgtagaattttctTTGCCTGCCATCAGGATATCATGGTAAGTTCTCGTATCTTCTTGTTTATTATGGTTTTATGCTATTTTATCGATAAAAGGAGCCATTGCTTGGTGCAGTAGTAAATGCTTGGGCTGACAAGTGCAAATGTGCAATGGTATGGGTTCAAGTCCTAGGACAGCCACTGTGCATGAAAAGTGCCAAAGGTTATGTTTAATCCCCAGTCCCATACCGGATTTCCAGGAAAATAAATGGGAGCATGGCTTTTTACGATTTTACCAAGAAAAAAGATGTTGGACTATCTTCAATCATAAACAAGCTATAAAGCAAAGTCTTACATATCTCTAGATGGTATGCCAAATCTCTAGACGAAAgccatatatgtacatatatacattcAATTATGATGAAAACTAGCCTTCCAGCCATTTTTTATTGAGCACAAGGTGGCATCAGTTATAGAAGAACACCAAAGAACTTACCCAAATGACCAGGCTCTCTTGGCCCTTGGGACAGCCTGTGCAGACGGGCTTTCTACCCGAAATAAGCTCAAGAAGCACAACACCAAAAGCATACACATCAGTTTTTTCATTGACCTTCCCATACATAAAATATTCAGGAGCCAAATACCTGCAATTATAAGACATTTTGCTCGGTTAAACAGAAACGCCATCGCATCTCATCTGATGTCACTTTCACAAATAAGTTCATAGTTGAGTGAATTAGCACACAAACCCGAACGTCCCTGCAACATCGTTGCATGAGAAGTCCACTGTTGAAGCTGATGCCCACTTTGCGAGACCAAAATCAGATAACTGAAGCATGCCAAGAAGAAATGGGATACAACCAAAGGTTTAATTTGAAaggtatttggtaaacaaattaaAAGAGGCAAATTTCTTCATTGATCCTAACAGCAGACAAGAGAGTACCTTGGGCTCAAAATCACCAGAGAGGAGAATATTTGAGGATTTTACATCCCGATGGATCACAGGTTGAACATTGGCAGCACCATGTAGATAGTCAAGGGCTTCTGCAATGCCCACTGCCACCTTATATCTCTCGACCCAACCAAGAACATTCTTGTTCTCACTCTCACCTGACAATAAAAATGTGGAATAGGAGATAAGATTTCGAAAGAGAAGACACAAGGTACAAGAATGTGAAGGATGACCTTGTAGTGAACATAAACAGCATACCATGGAGGCTTTCCTCTAAGCTACCTCGTGATAAGTAATCATAGACCAATATGAGATTATCATTCTCAAAGCAAAACCCAAACAGCGAAATAATGTTCTTATGATTTAATGCGGTGATAATCTCGATTTCCGAAACGAACTCGTTTAGGATGTGCTCAGAGGGCTTCAGAATTTTCACTGCCAATTCCTTGCCATCAGAAAGGCAGCACCTGTAGACATGGCTGCTACCTCCCCTCCCAATGAACTTCTCTGTAGTGCACATCAAAACAGCAACAGACGAAAGCTCAGCCAGATCATACACAGATAGCATGAGAATTAAAAGTCATGGAAATTGACCTGGTGAGAAGTTAGAGGTCAACTGCACAAGTTCCTTATAGCTGAACAATCTGCAAACTGATGAATACTTCTCCCTAAGAGATTCCAACTCCTTTGGAATTTTCTTTTCACCATTGTCAATTGTAGGCGATGGACTACATGAATCAGTTTCGAAAGGAACTATGGCCCCTCTTTTCCCATCAACACCGGAGGTGGCATTTGCTTCTAATTTTGCAGGCTTTTGATCTGGATGAACTGTCGATACTGCTGAGTGCCGGCTGGGAAGCCGCATGGCCCATTGAACCACAGAGGTCTTGGATCTCTCTGCAGAAGTGGTTTTCTGATTGGGCAAGACCGACTTTCTGAGCAGGGGCCAGCCAGGTCTTGCTTGCGGCGAGTCCTTGATCAAGTGAGAGACGGAGCTCGAGGGAGCCTCCGGTTTCTTCCCAGGAACCAGAGCCAAGGACTCATCTTTCTCCAATTCAGAGCACAAGGGAAGGGAAACAGGGGAACAAACGCCAGAGTTTTGCCTTTTTGTGTCATCCAATGATGGTAAGACGTTGTCTGCACCAAGGCTGACACAACTCAACCTTCTTTTAGATACAACTGGCAAACAGGGAAGCAATGTGCTCGAAGTATTGGTGTTCCTTCCTGCTTGGCTTTTAATCGCCAACTTGTCATCCCCGCGATTGGATCGCTTGGAGTAATTTTTTGATTCCTGCCAGGGCACGAGGGCTGAACTAGAACTTCGGACATGGTCACCGACACTGTTGTTCGCTGCTTTCAGAATGGAATTTTGAGCACAAGGGACCAAAAATGAGCCGAATTGAAGCAGGAAGTGAAGTTTAGGAACGACCAACCAACCTGTGGATTGAGAAGCTGGCAGTGGCTCTCTTCGGAAGACAATCTTGCCGTTGTTCACTGCCAACACCGAGCAATCCCGGGAGAGTTTCTTTGCGCAGTACTTGGCAATTGAGGTAGAGGAAGACCTATTGAAATCAATTGATTACATACAAACCATACAACATTGGtcgtcgaaaaaaaaaaaaaagaaaagatagagaGACGGTCTAAGATTCACTGGAATACCCGAAAGAACGGTTGTTCTTTGTAATCCCTAGAATTAGTTTACTTGCCGCAGAGGAATTCACCTCTCGAACCAAATCTTTGCGGATTGATGAACCACGGCTTAGCTTCAGTTTCAGATCAATCTatcaaaacaaataaataaaaaaaaagttaacttATGCAGCatcaaaaatcaactaaatatggCGAAGAAATCGATGAAAAAGAACAAAAGTGACAACTTGTTTGAGATTGCAGAAGCCTTCATAGACAGCGAGCATGGAGTCGAAGGCCTTCACGAGAGAGAGCAGAGAAGAGGGCGAATTTTCATTATGATGCGAAACATCTGCGGAAAAATATagacatataaatatatttgcgAGAAGAATTAAGAAAAGAAGAGCAAGATTAGATTTTTCATGAAGAAAATCATGAAAGAAGAAgcaaaattagaatttttaagAGTAGAAGCGGCGGAGAGGTCGAGGCTACGAAGATTGGtaccggcggcggaggaggggagGACGTGGAGGGCGAGGACACGATCGCCGGGGGAGGCGACCTTGACGAGGGCCCACGTGAGGAGCTCCCGGCTCTCGGCGTCCATCTTAATCCCAACCACCACCGTctttccttcttcccccttcttactctcctccttctcttcttcttcttcttcttctttccttcttccgcCGCCATTGGATTGCACCAAGATGccatctttcttctcctcctcttttctcaGCTTCATCcttctgttttcttctctccttctcttctccgatTCTTTCCGTCTCAGGATTCGACGGAGGGATTATGGGAGACGCTCTCTGAAATCTCGGTGGGTTTTATTCCTTGCCGATAAATAGATCTTACGCTGTCTTTTGGACAAAATTTAGTTTCCAACACCCTCCCAAGCCTCAATAGTTTATTTTATAATTGAAAACTGGCTATATATTATTCTTCCCGCTTCCTTAAATATAAATCAGTAGGGAGCGGCCCctgaagtcttttttttttttttcctgaggggaaggctgcagggcttttaTTGTTGTCTAGATTCCGAAATTGGTAATGTCTTCTGCAATTTATGTAATTATCCTTATCTTGTAAAAAATCAGCTTTCCTCTTTTTCATCTGAAAGGATAGGAGCATAAGTGTCATCACCatcaatccaaaaaaaaaaaatccaaattggtattatttttttttaaataaaaaataggaaATTTGATGTAGAAATTATATTTAGTTATCTATTTTTaattcttttaatatttttattatttctgaaaaataaaaataaaaataaaaatatatacttttattttttaaaaaatagattttaCCATTCGTCTTTCgataaactaaaaataaaatttatatttctaatttttttgaaaaaaaaaaggcatcaaTGCCAAacgctaatttttttttagcttccttaataaattgatttcatCTCCCTTGACCTATCCATCTTTAGATGAAATAAATCAACTTGccatttttttggataaaaactAGGAGGGGGGAGGGACGAACCCATCCGCGTAGCAGCCTCCACTGGGCCCTCCTTCCATCAAAAAATGTTCAATGCAGGTCGCAGGTTTCCGCATGCCCTCTCCGACACGTAGATTGCTCCACGTGTGAGTATGTCACCCCAACGCCACTTCAGTACCGACAGATCAAATGACAACTTCATAGAACAAACTACGCAGGAGGCATCTGGTCTCCACATTTAATCGACACCTGCGTGTTTCAAACATAGGTCACTCCGGTAAAATCTTAGCCCTGTTCCAACCGTACTACCATCTTGGTGTCAATCAACTCGCCTTTGGGCGGCAGACAGTTGGCGAATGAGCTTAATTAACTATTAATAAAATTAGTTAACTATCTTCACTGctgttatttttttcaaaaattatatttattttttattcactATCTTTGCCATCCGATCTTCTGTTCTTCGAGCATGTCACTATTTTTGCCTACTgccaatttatttttttgtctcacatacatctaacaatttaTGCAATCAAAAATAGCAAAGGACAACCCTCACATCTAAAACAAACCcataaaacatcaaaaaaaaaaatacatgtcaAATCATAAAAAcatactttttcctttttcataaaaagaaaaaggaaaatagcGATAGTTGgaaatgattttattttgtttgtcgAAACTAATTGGACACACGAGATGGtcataaaccaaaaaaaaaaggaaaacaaaaaaacGTAATTAATGGTCACTAAGCCAGTTTATCTGATACAATAATCAActtacttattttttttaaaaaaaaaaaccctgcaCGATCTTATCTTGTTATTCTTAAATTACAAGTGGCGTAATCCCATGGTATACGTTTACGTCCCCTTGTTTATTCGGGACGTAAGCGGCCTTTGCTTCTCTCCATCCGCTCAACCCTCAACTTGGACGAAGGCTGCTTTCCGGTTACTCAATAAATTACAGGAGCCTGACCTCATGCTTTACGCGACTCCTCATTTCAtgccctcctctctttctttatagtttttattctttatatttattatcTTGACTTTCAATTATTTAGAGAATTTACGGTTACATTCAATTAAATTGATGATGTTAGTAAAATCATTTATctcatataaaaaattaaaattatttttaaataatgagGAGGATGCACctatttcttttattcttgGATCTCTTCTAATATGATATTTGGCTTATGTTTAAGATTAATAGTTTgactattattttattaagtTATGAATTAATGTACGatgaatcttaaaaaaaaaagagtaaccGTAGATTTTTTAGATTATTAAATAtaagtatatttttttataattttggaagaatttttataatttatttttttgttaaaattttaaaagtcaAAAGTTGATGAGGTTGCCACCTTAATGGACCGTTCGCCAGGTCGTTAGATTCGCAATACTATCATTATAAACAAGAAAAACTAGTTCAACTCAAATGAGAACCCAATAATGTGACCTCGGGTTCCAATTTGCATTCCTAGTGGCTCAACTATTTTTCATATTCCATGCTGGAGAGAATGTGTTCGATATTGTACAGTGGTTGACTTCAAGCTGAACCATGAAACACGCTCAAAGTAGAGCACATTGTTTTCTTTTGAGATATGTGATATAGATGTTCTGCTAGCGATCTTATTGATGTATTATTCACTTGAAAAAAATTATGGGCTTGTAAATGTTATGAAATTTAAAGGAAATATCACACATTATGTAGTTTGATAGATCCAAAATTCTCATTTTGAGAATAATGCATGGATCCGAGAGATAATTATTCTTAGTTTGGATTCTAGGATATGATAATTAGCTCTTCATTGTGATATTCAAGGTAATATAGTTCCAAAACCTACCAACCAGCTAGACCCCTCTACTCAATAATAAAAGATTATGCATTTGATTTTTGAACGGTGCATTTCCAAAAATTCAGACTTGAACAATTATATCACAGGTCCTCCCTTCCTTtctctcaaaaaatattttgcaaaaaaaacctACTGAGCAGATTAGATAAATTGCAATTTGAGATATCCAATTAACGAACTAAAAATTTAAGCCACGCAAGTCACACAAGCTATAAATATTCGAAAATTAGTAGGCAGAGGATGTCCAAATTGAACACAAGTTAATTATGTAAGaggttttgaaatttgaaacggCTGTGAACCGTCCCTCCCCATTTAAACTCATTTGAAACCCATTCTAAATGCAATAGAGACGTTGGGCTCCAACTTTACTCCAgagggaagagagaggagagcccTCTCACTCTCATTTAATTCCTCCTCTTCATATCTGTTAGGGGGCTTTTACCTTCTTgggtcttttcttttttttttttcaatttttttcaagcggtgaggagagaagagaagaggggttATCTTGCTGTTGGTCTCTTCTTCATCAATCTCTCTTCGTCCTTTAGCTCTGAATCAATTGCATACGAACAAATATAAAAAATCCTATTGAGTTCAAGAGATTTTGTAGTACTGTACACGTCTATAAAATCAACGGTCCGTTGTATCTTGGAAAGGGATCGCCAGAATCCGGTGCATGTAAGGAGGCAAATCTCTTTCAAAAACAGTGACTACATGCCTCGAATTGACTACAGGTACTATTTATTTTGTTGTGAATCAAAAGAAAACGACGTGAAGTACGCATCGCAACTGGTTGTTTCAGTAAAAATTAAATTACTTGtggtttatttgagttcttttgaGGTGTTTTTTCCAATAAATTAAACCATCTGTTCCTCTCTTTTTTCACATAGTCAGAAGATGAAGGACTACAATAAATAAATCAGTGAGTAAAATATATCAATCAAGTTCCACGAAATGTGAATTGCTATGGGGATCAAATATAACCCGGTGGCAATCCTAGTAGATTTTAGTTAATCACATAAGACAAGTAAGTGGTATGTTCGTCTCAAGCTAAATTATTTCTCGACATCCAACCACCAAGGGTATATTTAGTCGGAGAAAATCGGACTTCAATTCTATTTCGAATTTTATAGAGAAATGGTAACgcttcaattcttcaaaattcaatttttattatttttctaacattcaaattttattttgatttcaaTTTTAATTTCGATGAGGagttaaatatattaaacaatATAACCTTTTTGATTTCCCTTCAAACCAAAGGCACCCTACCTTCTCGCCACGGCAGGAGCCTATTTAACAAACTCTTCACACAAAAATGTCATGGGAGGTGGGGTTGCACCGCCGAGGGCCTTTCCCGCGGTCCAAGGGAACGCGCCATTTGCCTCCATGATCGCGTATTCACGAGAGCGTAGGCCCTACGTTCACTTGCTCATGTGAGCAGGTATTAATATATTGCGACGCCTTCAAAGTTCGTACAAGAATGCAAAGTTGAAAGAGGTGGGATCATAGGACCCAAGCGCTTTTCCACGTTCTCTGCCTCAAACTCTGCCTGCTTTCCCTTCAAACAAAGCTAAATGCTCTCAGCCTTGCCTTCCTTCTCGTCCACCATTCAATAATATTTCTAGGGGTGTTAAAAACAAGACAGTATCTAGACATGTTACTTGAAGATGCTTGTATTAAATAATGTTCCTTGCCTAGGGTAACACAATTACATTTctatggatcatgtcatgttattctTCATATCCTATATTCCTCTAATTATTTGAAAACAAGTTCTTGCACCTGCGTATATCATGCTGAAATAATTGCGGGTTTTAGCGCAATATATATATCAATGCAGGTAGGGCAGCCCAACATGACATTTCGCGAGATATATTTCCATTTTAGCTTATCTTGCTCTTAAGAATGATGTTTCCGCAGCATTAGATTATTGTTATTTACGTGGTTGCTAAACAGCCACTTAGACTAAATTTTTATCACATGTTTGTCTGTGGTTTCTTAGCCTCATGTTTGCTATAGGTAGGATGCATTGAGTAAATCTAACTGATATATCTTTAGTTATGTCTCAGtacataatatataaaaaaaaagatccaaTGTAAGTTTAAATACTTTAACATGATTCAAGTACAACCTGGTTGATCAGCTAGGTTAATGTAGTGGAATCCATAAGATGGAGCATGATTTTTTCTTCTAATTCATTAAATTCTTCACGaccaaaaataaatagaaaaagtaaaaaaatagacCATAAAATAGATTGATAGGGATTAAGAAATTCGGTCTTATCATGAACACATTAAACAATTaattatttcatcttttctgcacTTGTCCGCTATTTAGAGTTGAAAGGCACTTTCTCTTATTAGCGATAACGGAAAAAGAAGATAGAAGGCTTTCGGGCATAGAAGGTTTTGTTTTTTTCACAATTTTGATTGAGGAGTTTTTCCCAACCAATGAAGAGCTCGAGGTCATTCGCCAGTCAAACCCTACTTTCTATCATGTGATGCATCTAGGCATAATTAATACATCCTCGCCAATTATTTATCCGAAATCTTAAAGTCGTCAATTAATTAAAAAACTCAAAGATTCAAGCTACTTTGTTCACGATTCCAAGTGATACATCCTTAGAACTAACTCATGGTCAGGGTGCAATACCCCTTGGAGAGCGGTCAATACCCGGTGCTTTACGTGCTTTCGCAGGTGACTCGCACAAATGAAACCGTTAGGAGCACGAGTAACGTGGGCCATACGTTGATTTGGACCTGCGTGTCTTCTGTGGGTGTCGCACTGGGTATGTCCGGGATGAGTGCGTTAATTATTTCTGCAATCTAAATCCAAAGGTGGGAAGGaagggggagaaaaaaaaaaaaaagcaatagaCTTATCGTTATCACATGCGATGTCGGGATCTCCACAAAAATCCAAAGGGGTTTCTTGATGCGACCATATCCTTGAAGAACGTGGGATGCTGCCATTTTGGTTAATTAACCAAGCGGCCATTTTGGTTTCCCGATTCTCCGCTCATCCTCACATGAGAGCATGTCATCATCCATGGTACCCATAGGAGTGCATGTTTATAgctagtcaaaaaaaaaaaaaaaatgaatgcagGGCAAGATGGAACCTAAATGACTTGATAGTTAAGCATGAGAGACTTTTCGACTAATTGATCCGTACActcaataataatttttattatcaCTATGTCTTtattatttgtatttttttaaaaaaaattgaactaaCTATTAGGGTTGCAAGCATGTTCGACGCAACCTAGATTCAATCCATATTTGAATCGGgttgaaaaattaaatccaaATCTAATCTGATTCTTTTTGAGTTGGATTGATCGGATTTAATAttgattttataaatttatgtaATATTTTGGATCAAATTAAGTAAAAAATAGTTCAAATGTAAATAGCAATAAACATATTAAATTGATTATctaattatatcataaatatgttatataataaaatcaataaAGAGGGGTGTCTAGATCTTTATCAAAAGTCGAGAGGAGGTGAAAAATTTTTTGTTGTCTATCACCAACCAACATGGTATATGCTATGCCAAACCAATACATATAGAATGCCCACTAGTTGAAACTAAGATGTATTGAGAATTATGATATAACTACATAGAGAAGTGTGACCTAAATATATCATGCAATTAAGGCATCTAATTGCTCTATAAATTCTGTTACTCTACTGGAACTTCCAAGTTTACCTCTCACTAGTATCCAACCCCCACATTGAATGTGTTTAATACAAATAGAACTTATTAGATGGATGGCTATGATAGCATCCCGGTTTGATGTAGATGACTTTGCCTAATCTTTTAAAGAAGCTCATGCAGGGTAGGGACGTTATGTGTCTTGGAAAAATTAATACAACAAGGAGTTGATGAAATTGGTCTCAAAATGGCTGCAAAATTTTCACAGAGACATCTGCAAACTGTAGGAAAAGGTCcttgatttttgttttatgataacatagattttttttttcaaccttgACAATTAATATGCAACAAGATTTTAAGAAGTTATATGGTATTACCTTGCAAGAGCAACGTATCCTAAGTAGTATCTTAATGAAGCCAAATGTTATACAAGAAGCAAAGTTTCATGCAGAAGCTAGCGATTTAGGTATAACTAAGCTCTTTAGTTTTATTGTCCAAGGTATCATCACTAGTGGCTAAAATCCTCTCAAAAACAAAACCATTCATCTAGCTTCTTTTTGGAAGTTTATATGGGTTAacctaattttatataaatactaATTGGACTTGCCAAAACCAAAACTAAAGAGCTTATATGGATGAAAATAAATCACAAACAAGATTCACTACGCTGGAGCATGAACATTTAGATTTGGTATGACAAGGTATAGGTGCTAAACAAGATTCAACAGTCACAAAATTACAATAAACGAGCTGACAGATGCATCTAGCTAAGTTGCTAGATGGAAGAGATTTAAAAgctcatcaaaaaaaaagaaaagaaaatcatgCGATAGCATTTTTTTCCTTAAGAAATACAATAAGAAGTTTATCTGCAAACCACTATTGAGAGGAGTGccaaataacaaaagaaaaaaaagaaaaagc from the Phoenix dactylifera cultivar Barhee BC4 chromosome 14, palm_55x_up_171113_PBpolish2nd_filt_p, whole genome shotgun sequence genome contains:
- the LOC103701364 gene encoding probable receptor-like serine/threonine-protein kinase At5g57670 isoform X2; amino-acid sequence: MKLRKEEEKKDGILVQSNGGGRRKEEEEEEEKEESKKGEEGKTVVVGIKMDAESRELLTWALVKVASPGDRVLALHVLPSSAADVSHHNENSPSSLLSLVKAFDSMLAVYEGFCNLKQIDLKLKLSRGSSIRKDLVREVNSSAASKLILGITKNNRSFGSSSTSIAKYCAKKLSRDCSVLAVNNGKIVFRREPLPASQSTANNSVGDHVRSSSSALVPWQESKNYSKRSNRGDDKLAIKSQAGRNTNTSSTLLPCLPVVSKRRLSCVSLGADNVLPSLDDTKRQNSGVCSPVSLPLCSELEKDESLALVPGKKPEAPSSSVSHLIKDSPQARPGWPLLRKSVLPNQKTTSAERSKTSVVQWAMRLPSRHSAVSTVHPDQKPAKLEANATSGVDGKRGAIVPFETDSCSPSPTIDNGEKKIPKELESLREKYSSVCRLFSYKELVQLTSNFSPEKFIGRGGSSHVYRCCLSDGKELAVKILKPSEHILNEFVSEIEIITALNHKNIISLFGFCFENDNLILVYDYLSRGSLEESLHGESENKNVLGWVERYKVAVGIAEALDYLHGAANVQPVIHRDVKSSNILLSGDFEPKLSDFGLAKWASASTVDFSCNDVAGTFGYLAPEYFMYGKVNEKTDVYAFGVVLLELISGRKPVCTGCPKGQESLVIWAKKILQDGKVKQLVDPCLGTNYSDDQLERMILAASLCIRRAPRCRPRIATVLKLLGGDDDILKWAKSQVSASKEFDGLDDEAPLQDSNIQSYINLALLDDDSLSVSSVDPAVDFIAANTSLEEYLRGRWSRSSSFN
- the LOC103701364 gene encoding probable receptor-like serine/threonine-protein kinase At5g57670 isoform X1 produces the protein MKLRKEEEKKDGILVQSNGGGRRKEEEEEEEKEESKKGEEGKTVVVGIKMDAESRELLTWALVKVASPGDRVLALHVLPSSAADVSHHNENSPSSLLSLVKAFDSMLAVYEGFCNLKQIDLKLKLSRGSSIRKDLVREVNSSAASKLILGITKNNRSFGRSSSTSIAKYCAKKLSRDCSVLAVNNGKIVFRREPLPASQSTANNSVGDHVRSSSSALVPWQESKNYSKRSNRGDDKLAIKSQAGRNTNTSSTLLPCLPVVSKRRLSCVSLGADNVLPSLDDTKRQNSGVCSPVSLPLCSELEKDESLALVPGKKPEAPSSSVSHLIKDSPQARPGWPLLRKSVLPNQKTTSAERSKTSVVQWAMRLPSRHSAVSTVHPDQKPAKLEANATSGVDGKRGAIVPFETDSCSPSPTIDNGEKKIPKELESLREKYSSVCRLFSYKELVQLTSNFSPEKFIGRGGSSHVYRCCLSDGKELAVKILKPSEHILNEFVSEIEIITALNHKNIISLFGFCFENDNLILVYDYLSRGSLEESLHGESENKNVLGWVERYKVAVGIAEALDYLHGAANVQPVIHRDVKSSNILLSGDFEPKLSDFGLAKWASASTVDFSCNDVAGTFGYLAPEYFMYGKVNEKTDVYAFGVVLLELISGRKPVCTGCPKGQESLVIWAKKILQDGKVKQLVDPCLGTNYSDDQLERMILAASLCIRRAPRCRPRIATVLKLLGGDDDILKWAKSQVSASKEFDGLDDEAPLQDSNIQSYINLALLDDDSLSVSSVDPAVDFIAANTSLEEYLRGRWSRSSSFN